DNA from Microvirga ossetica:
TCCTGCAGGTTTTCCCCGACACCCGGCAGGTGGTGGACGACCGGGATACCGTGCTCCTGCAGCAATGCGCCGTTGCCGATTCCGGACAATTGCAGAAGCTGGGGCGAGGCGATGGCGCCCGCGGAGAGAACAACCTCCCTGCGCGCGAGAATGCGCCGTACATTGCCATTCTGCCGGATCTCGACCCCGATGGCGCGACGACCCTCGAAAAGGATGCGCGTGGCGTGGGCCTGAGTCTCGACCTTCAGGTTGGGGCGCGAGAGAGCGGGCCTGAGGAAGCCGCGTGCTGCGGACCAGCGCCGGCCGTTCTTCTGGTTCACCTGAAAATACGAAATGCCCTCGTTGCTGCCGGTGTTGAAATCGCTCACGCGCGGAATGCCGGCTTCGACCGCGGCGTCGATGAACGAGTCCAGGATCTGCCATCGAACCCGCGGCGCCTCGACGCGCCATTCGCCGCCCGCGCCATGATGCTCGCCCGCACCGAGATAATGGTCGAGATGCTGCCGGAAGATCGGCTTCACGTCATCCCAGCTCCAGCCTTCGAGGCCCATTTGGCGCCAGTTGTCGTAATCCTCCCGCTGGCCGCGCATGTAGATCATGGCGTTGATGGCGGAACAGCCGCCCAGCACCTTGCCGCGGGGGTAGTTGAGGATGCGTCCGTTCAGGCCGGCTTCCGCCTCGGTCTTGAACATCCAATCCGCGCGCGGATTGCCGATGGCGAAAAGGTATCCGACCGGAATGTGAAACCAGATCCAATTGTCCTTGCCGCCCGCTTCGAGAAGGCAGACCGAATTGCGTGGATCCTTGGACAGGCGGTTGGCGAGAACGCAGCCCGCCGAACCCGCTCCGATGATCACGTAGTCGAATGTATCGCTGTTTGACATGGCCAATGCCCAATCGATGACATCTCAATCGATGCGCCGGCGCCAGCATGGCGGCGCCGGCAAGATCATGGCGCTCACATCCTAGGAAGCGCTCTTCGTCCTGCGCTTCACCAGCTCGAGAATTTCTCCCACGATGCCGCGCCGGAACAGCAGCACGCAGATCACGAAGATGATGCCGATCAGAACCGTGACCGGGAAGTCCGAGGCGGCGAGATAGTTCTGCAGGGCGATGACCAGACCTGCGCCGACGATGGGGCCGATCATCGTGCCGATGCCGCCCAGCAGCGTCATGAGGATCACCTCGCCCGACATCTGCCATTGCACGTCGGTGAGCGTCGCGAACTGGAACACGATGGCCTTCGTGCCGCCCGCAAGCCCGGCGAGGGCCGCGGACATGACGAAGGCGCCGAGCTTGTAGCGATCGACCCGGTAGCCCAGCGACACCGCACGCTTCTCGTTCTCTCGGATCGCCTTGAGGATATTCCCGAACGGCGAATTCACGATGCGCCAGATGGCGAGGAAGCCGAACAGGAAGATCGCCAGCGTGACGTAATACATCGTCAGGGGCTGGTTCAGGTCGACCAATCCGAGAAGATAGCCGCGCGGCACGCCCTGGATGCCGTCCTCACCGTGCGTGAACGGCACCTGCAGGCAGATGAAGGCGAACATCTGCGAGAGGGCGAGCGTGATCATGGCGAAGTAAATGCCTTGGCGGCGGATGGCCACGAACCCGATGATCAGGCCCATGACGGCCGCTCCCGCTGCGCCGAGCAGGATGGCGGTCAGAGGCTCCAAGCCCCACACCTTGGCCGCATGGGCGGTGACATAGGCGGCGCCGCCGAAGAAGGCGGCGTGCCCGAACGACAGAAGGCCGACATAGCCAATGAGGAGATTGAACGCGCAGGCGAAGAGCGCGAAGCACAGCACGCTCATCAGCATGACCGGATAGAAGAAGAACGGAGCCGCCAGCAGGGCCGCGACGGCGATCGCGCCCAGCACCATGGAGGAGGTGCGCAGCTTGGGCTGCTCCGCGAGATATTGGGTTCCAACAGCCATGATATCACTCCTCCCGCCCGAAGAGACCCGCTGGCCGCACGAGCAGAACGATGGCCATGATCACGAAGATAACGATGCTCGAGGCCTCCGGATAGAAAACCTTTGTCAGCCCCTCGAGCACGCCGAGCATGTAGCCCGTGACGATGGCGCCCAGGATCGAGCCCATACCGCCGACGACCACGACGGCGAAAACGATGATGATGAGGTTCGAGCCCATGAGCGGGCTCACCTGATAGATCGGCGCCGCCAGAACGCCGGCGAGGGCCGCGAGGGCTGCGCCTAGGCCGTAGGTCAGGGTGAGAAGCAGCGGCACGTTCACACCGAAGGCCTGGACGAGGGTGGCGTTCTCCGTGGCGGCGCGCAGGTAGGCGCCGAGCCGCGTCTTCTCGATGAGAAGCCAGGTGCCGATGCAGATCACCAGCGACGCGACGACCACCCAGCCCCGGTAGATCGGCATGAACATGAAGCCAAGATTGAGCGCGCCGGTCAGCTGCTCCGGAGGAGCATAGGGCTTGCCGGCCGCGCCGAACCAGTAGCGGAACGCGCCTTCGAGAATCAGGGCGAGGCCGAAGGTGAGAAGAAGGCCGTAGAGCGGGTCGACGCCGTAGAGGCGGCTCAGCATCGTCCTCTCGATCACGACCGCGATGAGGCCGACGATGAGGGGCGCCAGCAGGAGTGCCAGCCAGTAGCCGACACCCACATAGGCCAGGAGCAGGTAGGCCGCGAAAGCGCCAAGCATGTATTGCGCGCCATGGGCGAAGTTGATGACCCGCAGCAGGCCGAAGATGACGGCAAGGCCAAGGCTGAGCATGGCATAGAACGAGCCGTTGATCAGGCCGATGAGGATCTGGCCGTAGAGGGCAGGGGTTGGAACGCCGAAAATCGTATTCATGATGCCCTATACCCCAAGAACTTCGTGAAGTTCGTCCATGCGCGCATCGAGCTCATGCCCGGGGAACGAGTTCACCATACGCCCGTCCTCCATGAGGTAGAAGCGGTCGGCCACTTTCTTTGCGAAGCGAAAATTCTGCTCCACGAGCAGGATCGTCATGCCGCGCTTCTTCAATGCCACCAGCACATCGCCGATGCGCTGCACGATCACTGGGGCGAGACCCTCGGTCGGCTCGTCGAGCAGGATGAACCGTGCGCCCGTGCGCAGCACGCGGGCGATGGCGAGCATCTGCTGTTCGCCGCCCGACAGCTTCGTGCCCTGGCTCGAACGGCGTTCATGGAGATTGGGAAAGAGCGTGTAGATCTCCTCGACGCTCATGCCGCCTTCCGAGACGGTGGGCGGCAGCATCAGGTTCTCGGAGACGTTCAGGCTCGCGAAGATGCCGCGCTCCTCCGGCACATAGCCCAAGCCGGACTGTGCGACCTTGTGGAGCGGCAGTCCCAAGATATCCCTGCCGCGCAGGCGGATCACGCCCTCGCGGCGGCGCAGGATTCCCATAATCGCACGCAAGGTGGTGGTCTTGCCCGCACCGTTGCGGCCGAGCAGCGTGACGGTTTCGCCCTCGCGGATATCGAGGTCGACGCCATGCAGGACATGGCTTTCGCCGTACCAGGCATTGAGCCCGCGGACTTCAAGAAGGGGAGCGCTACTCATGCTCGGTTCCCATATAGGCTTCACGGACCCGCGGATCCTGGCTGACCTTGTCGTAGGTGCCGTCGGAGAGGATCTCGCCGCGGGCCAGAACGGTCACGCGGTCGCAAAGATCGGCGACGACGTTCAGGTTGTGCTCGACCATCAGCACCGTGCGGTTGCGGGCGATGCGCCGGATCAGATCGGAGATGCGGCCGATATCCTCGTGGCCCATGCCCGCCATGGGTTCGTCGAGGAGAAGCATGGCCGGATCGAGCGCGAGCGTCGTCGCGATCTCGAGCGCGCGCTTGCGGCCGTAAGACAATTCGGAGGCGGTCAGATCTCTGTAGGACGAGAGGTTGACCGCATCGATCAATTCCATGGCCCGCTCGTCGAGGGCGGAGAGGGCACTGGACGAGCGCCAGAACTGCGTCGCCAGGCCGGAGGGGCGCTGCAGCGCCACGCGCACGTTGTCGAGGACCGACAGGTGCGGAAAGACCGCTGAAATCTGGAAGGACCGCACGAGACCGAGACGCGCGACCTCGGCCGGCTTCAGGCCCGTGATGTCGGAGCCCTTGAATGTGATCTGCCCGCGGGTCGGCGTCAGGAATTTCGTCAGCAGATTGAAAACCGTTGTCTTGCCGGCGCCGTTCGGCCCGATCAGGGCATGGACCGTGCCCTCGTTGACTGAGAGCGTCACGTCCTTCACGGCGAGGAAGCCGCGGAACTCCATGGTGAGCCCGGTGGCGCTCAGGATAGGTTGCGTAGTGACCATAGGGACCGGCCGACACTCTCTTGGTGAGGAGGCAACGGCTGGTCCGGGCGCGATGCTCGATACCAGCCGTTGTCAGAGGATGAAGGGCGGGGCGGCTCACGCCATCTCGCCTCGGCTTTTGAGTTTACTGCGTGGCCTGGCAGCCGCTGTCGGCAACCGAGAGATAGGCCTGGTCGCCAGGGACCTTGGCGAGCTGCTTGTACATGTCCCACTCGCTCTTGCTCTCGTCCGGCTTCTTCACCTGGAAGAGATACATGTCGTAGACCATGCGGCCGTTGGACAGGACCTTGCCCTTCTTGGCGAAG
Protein-coding regions in this window:
- a CDS encoding GMC family oxidoreductase, with product MSNSDTFDYVIIGAGSAGCVLANRLSKDPRNSVCLLEAGGKDNWIWFHIPVGYLFAIGNPRADWMFKTEAEAGLNGRILNYPRGKVLGGCSAINAMIYMRGQREDYDNWRQMGLEGWSWDDVKPIFRQHLDHYLGAGEHHGAGGEWRVEAPRVRWQILDSFIDAAVEAGIPRVSDFNTGSNEGISYFQVNQKNGRRWSAARGFLRPALSRPNLKVETQAHATRILFEGRRAIGVEIRQNGNVRRILARREVVLSAGAIASPQLLQLSGIGNGALLQEHGIPVVHHLPGVGENLQDHLQLRPIYKVSGVRTLNEEYRSLLRKGQMAFEYAFFRKGPLTMAPSQLGAFTRSSPDYATPNLQFHVQPLSLDKFGEDPHPFPAFTASVCNVRPTSRGSVRLRSGEAGDSPSIRPNYLSTEEDQRVAVDALRLVRHIVSMPALRKYRPEEYRPGAQLTTDEELLNGARDVGTTIFHPVGTAKMGADNDPAAVTDGRLRVRGIEGLRVIDASIMPTITSGNTNSPTLMIADKGAKMILEDQSLDSSAVLRSA
- a CDS encoding branched-chain amino acid ABC transporter permease: MVLGAIAVAALLAAPFFFYPVMLMSVLCFALFACAFNLLIGYVGLLSFGHAAFFGGAAYVTAHAAKVWGLEPLTAILLGAAGAAVMGLIIGFVAIRRQGIYFAMITLALSQMFAFICLQVPFTHGEDGIQGVPRGYLLGLVDLNQPLTMYYVTLAIFLFGFLAIWRIVNSPFGNILKAIRENEKRAVSLGYRVDRYKLGAFVMSAALAGLAGGTKAIVFQFATLTDVQWQMSGEVILMTLLGGIGTMIGPIVGAGLVIALQNYLAASDFPVTVLIGIIFVICVLLFRRGIVGEILELVKRRTKSAS
- a CDS encoding branched-chain amino acid ABC transporter permease — translated: MNTIFGVPTPALYGQILIGLINGSFYAMLSLGLAVIFGLLRVINFAHGAQYMLGAFAAYLLLAYVGVGYWLALLLAPLIVGLIAVVIERTMLSRLYGVDPLYGLLLTFGLALILEGAFRYWFGAAGKPYAPPEQLTGALNLGFMFMPIYRGWVVVASLVICIGTWLLIEKTRLGAYLRAATENATLVQAFGVNVPLLLTLTYGLGAALAALAGVLAAPIYQVSPLMGSNLIIIVFAVVVVGGMGSILGAIVTGYMLGVLEGLTKVFYPEASSIVIFVIMAIVLLVRPAGLFGREE
- a CDS encoding ABC transporter ATP-binding protein; amino-acid sequence: MSSAPLLEVRGLNAWYGESHVLHGVDLDIREGETVTLLGRNGAGKTTTLRAIMGILRRREGVIRLRGRDILGLPLHKVAQSGLGYVPEERGIFASLNVSENLMLPPTVSEGGMSVEEIYTLFPNLHERRSSQGTKLSGGEQQMLAIARVLRTGARFILLDEPTEGLAPVIVQRIGDVLVALKKRGMTILLVEQNFRFAKKVADRFYLMEDGRMVNSFPGHELDARMDELHEVLGV
- a CDS encoding ABC transporter ATP-binding protein, which produces MVTTQPILSATGLTMEFRGFLAVKDVTLSVNEGTVHALIGPNGAGKTTVFNLLTKFLTPTRGQITFKGSDITGLKPAEVARLGLVRSFQISAVFPHLSVLDNVRVALQRPSGLATQFWRSSSALSALDERAMELIDAVNLSSYRDLTASELSYGRKRALEIATTLALDPAMLLLDEPMAGMGHEDIGRISDLIRRIARNRTVLMVEHNLNVVADLCDRVTVLARGEILSDGTYDKVSQDPRVREAYMGTEHE